The Humidesulfovibrio mexicanus genome window below encodes:
- a CDS encoding type I restriction-modification system subunit M has protein sequence MALKKSELYSSLWKSCDELRGGMDASQYKDYVLALMFVKYVSDKYAGDPNAVITIPPGGGFADMVAAKNDIEIGDRINKIIGKLADANDDLKGAINLTDFNDEDKLGKGKEMVERLTKLVAIFEGLDFGRNRADGDDLLGDAYEYLMRHFATESGKSKGQFYTPAEVSRIMSQVIELGAASDNRQSIYDPTCGSGSLLLKAHDEAQNRTGFNLALYGQEMDNATSAMARMNMVLHGCDTAVIWKDNSLSAPYFKNPDGSLKTFDFVVANPPFSNKNWTNGLNAAHDPYNRFEYGTPPDKNGDYAFLLHMLKSMKSTGKAAVILPHGVLFRGGAEASIRKNIIRQGFIKGIIGLPANLFYGTGIPACIIVLDKENAAARKGIFMIDASKGFIKDGNKNRLRAQDIHKIVDTFTRLAELPKYSRMVPVDEIEGNDFNLNLPRYIDSTEPEDLQDIEAHLKGGIPNSDIDALAAYWAVFPSVRKELFEDAGRTGYSQLTVEASAIKTAIFENTEFTAFNQLVTKQFEAWQRPSKPLVEGIKTGDRPKAFIETLSEWLLELFKPVPLIDAYDVYQHLMDYWETTMQDDVYLLVAEGWAVANTVRQLIPSKDKNNKPTYNEPHDFVFNKVRYKADIIPPALMIARYFSAELAAIEALEVQAAALEQQMDEMREEHGGEDGLLAEVVEDGKIAKGSVAARLKEIKRDKSLADERAQLEAYQALLEQEAAASKQAKDARKALDEKVFAKYPKLSEAEVKALVVDDKWLASLSAAVQGELDRVSQALTGRIRQLAERYASPLPQLSKEIEALSDRVGEHLKKMGFAWN, from the coding sequence ATGGCTCTCAAGAAATCCGAACTCTACTCCTCCCTCTGGAAGTCCTGCGACGAACTGCGCGGCGGCATGGATGCCAGCCAGTACAAGGACTATGTGCTGGCCCTGATGTTCGTCAAATACGTCTCCGACAAGTACGCGGGGGATCCCAACGCCGTCATCACCATCCCCCCTGGCGGTGGCTTTGCCGACATGGTTGCCGCCAAGAACGACATCGAGATCGGCGACCGCATCAACAAGATCATCGGCAAGCTGGCCGATGCCAACGACGACCTCAAGGGCGCCATCAACCTCACGGACTTTAACGATGAGGACAAGCTCGGCAAGGGCAAGGAGATGGTGGAACGGCTCACCAAGCTGGTGGCCATCTTCGAGGGCCTGGACTTTGGCCGCAACCGCGCCGACGGCGATGACCTGCTTGGGGATGCCTACGAATACCTCATGCGCCACTTCGCCACGGAATCGGGCAAGAGCAAGGGCCAGTTCTACACCCCTGCGGAAGTCTCGCGCATCATGTCCCAGGTCATCGAGCTTGGCGCGGCCAGCGATAACCGCCAGAGCATCTACGACCCCACCTGCGGCTCCGGCTCCCTGCTCTTAAAGGCCCACGACGAAGCCCAGAACCGCACCGGCTTCAACCTGGCCCTCTACGGCCAGGAGATGGACAACGCCACGTCCGCCATGGCCCGCATGAACATGGTGCTGCACGGCTGCGACACAGCGGTCATCTGGAAGGACAACTCACTCTCTGCCCCGTACTTCAAAAACCCGGACGGCAGCCTCAAGACCTTCGACTTCGTGGTGGCCAACCCGCCATTTTCCAACAAAAATTGGACCAACGGCCTGAACGCCGCCCACGACCCCTACAACCGCTTCGAGTACGGCACCCCACCGGACAAGAACGGCGATTACGCATTCCTGCTGCACATGCTGAAGAGCATGAAGAGCACCGGCAAGGCGGCGGTGATTCTGCCCCACGGCGTGCTGTTCCGTGGCGGGGCCGAGGCCTCCATCCGCAAAAACATAATCAGGCAGGGCTTCATTAAGGGCATCATCGGCCTGCCCGCGAACCTGTTCTACGGCACGGGCATCCCGGCCTGCATCATCGTGCTGGACAAAGAAAACGCCGCCGCCCGCAAGGGCATCTTCATGATCGACGCCAGCAAAGGCTTCATCAAAGACGGCAACAAAAACCGCCTGCGCGCTCAGGACATCCACAAGATCGTGGACACCTTCACCCGGCTGGCGGAGCTGCCTAAATACTCGCGCATGGTGCCTGTGGATGAGATTGAGGGCAACGACTTCAACCTGAACCTGCCGCGCTACATCGACAGCACCGAGCCGGAAGATTTGCAGGACATCGAAGCGCACCTCAAGGGCGGCATCCCAAACAGTGACATCGACGCCCTGGCCGCTTACTGGGCCGTGTTCCCGTCCGTTCGCAAGGAACTGTTTGAAGACGCCGGGCGCACCGGCTACAGCCAGCTCACGGTGGAGGCCAGCGCCATCAAGACCGCCATCTTCGAGAATACCGAGTTCACCGCCTTCAACCAACTGGTGACCAAACAGTTTGAGGCATGGCAACGGCCTTCTAAGCCGTTGGTCGAGGGCATCAAAACTGGCGACCGGCCCAAAGCCTTCATCGAAACTCTTTCCGAGTGGCTGCTGGAACTCTTCAAGCCCGTGCCGCTCATCGACGCCTATGACGTGTACCAGCACCTGATGGACTACTGGGAAACCACCATGCAGGACGATGTGTACCTGCTGGTGGCCGAGGGCTGGGCCGTGGCGAACACGGTGCGCCAGCTCATCCCCAGCAAGGACAAGAACAACAAGCCCACCTACAACGAGCCGCACGACTTCGTGTTCAACAAGGTGCGCTACAAGGCGGACATCATCCCGCCCGCGCTCATGATCGCCCGCTATTTCTCCGCCGAACTGGCCGCTATTGAGGCGCTGGAGGTCCAAGCCGCCGCCCTGGAGCAGCAGATGGACGAGATGCGCGAGGAACACGGCGGGGAGGACGGCCTGCTGGCCGAAGTGGTGGAGGACGGCAAGATCGCCAAGGGCAGCGTGGCCGCCCGGCTCAAGGAGATCAAACGCGACAAGTCGCTCGCGGATGAGCGCGCCCAGTTGGAGGCCTACCAGGCCCTGCTGGAGCAGGAGGCCGCTGCCAGCAAGCAGGCCAAGGACGCTCGCAAGGCCCTCGACGAGAAGGTCTTCGCCAAGTACCCGAAACTGAGCGAGGCCGAGGTGAAGGCACTTGTGGTGGATGACAAGTGGCTGGCCAGCCTCTCTGCCGCCGTGCAGGGCGAACTGGACCGCGTGAGCCAGGCGCTCACCGGACGCATCCGCCAGTTGGCCGAACGCTATGCCTCCCCGCTACCTCAGCTGTCCAAAGAGATTGAAGCCCTCTCCGATCGCGTTGGCGAACACCTCAAGAAGATGGGGTTCGCATGGAACTGA
- a CDS encoding M48 family metallopeptidase, which translates to MVRKDIKNLHLGVYPPNGRVRVAAPLVLSDEAVRLAVIEKLAWVKKHKARFRDQPRQSQREMINGESHYFLGQRYRLRLHERPGPSQVSLRGIGTIDIFARPGSSQEQREAILLRWYRQQLKLLLPPLLEKWQAIIGVQASSWGIKKMRTKWGSCSIKARRIWLNLELAKRPTLCLEYVLVHELVHLLERHHNERFMELLDQFMPQWRQCRDLLKEVPLGHEDWHLV; encoded by the coding sequence GTGGTTCGCAAGGACATCAAGAACCTGCACCTCGGAGTCTATCCGCCCAACGGTAGAGTAAGGGTTGCGGCACCCTTAGTGCTGAGCGATGAGGCCGTGCGTTTGGCGGTGATCGAAAAGCTGGCATGGGTCAAGAAGCACAAGGCCCGGTTCCGGGACCAGCCCAGGCAGTCACAACGTGAGATGATCAACGGGGAAAGCCACTATTTCTTGGGCCAAAGGTATCGGCTGCGCTTACATGAACGCCCAGGTCCATCCCAGGTGAGCCTGCGCGGCATCGGCACCATAGACATCTTCGCTCGTCCAGGGTCCTCCCAGGAGCAACGGGAGGCCATTCTGCTCAGGTGGTATCGGCAGCAGCTCAAGCTCCTCCTGCCACCTCTCCTCGAGAAGTGGCAGGCCATTATCGGCGTGCAGGCATCCTCTTGGGGCATCAAGAAGATGAGGACCAAATGGGGGAGCTGCTCAATCAAGGCCCGCCGCATCTGGCTCAACTTGGAATTGGCAAAACGGCCCACCCTGTGCCTGGAGTACGTCCTGGTCCATGAACTCGTCCATCTGCTCGAACGGCACCACAACGAACGGTTCATGGAGCTATTAGACCAATTCATGCCACAATGGCGGCAATGCAGGGATCTTCTGAAGGAAGTGCCGTTGGGGCACGAAGACTGGCACCTGGTATGA
- a CDS encoding ribonuclease H-like domain-containing protein produces the protein MLRSSFLHLHGFGKAKEEALWKRGIRTWDDFLAVWRRDMPLLGPEARHPDLEQSYSALRRHDVGFFASALPRQEHYRIALEYPQDTLFLDIETTGLSHYYDRITLVGWSFGERFGVYIAGQDRVPLLEAFASAKALVTFNGTMFDLRFIRNEFPDAIIPPVHIDLRFLAKRVGLTGGQKSIEQQIGLVRTEAKGISGEAAPVLWHCYRRGDIQALKELIRYNHADVEGMKSIFDYCMKLLAKRGSLPDRPALRFKKLKSKVVWAKAGQLNQPYAISVAPWRDDDTAYFSLSDLSRQIPFEDVPIVGIDLVASESKGTGYALVKGQHTTTQRVFSDDEILALVQQHKARLVSIDSPLSLPFGRMTVFDDDPNREEFGIMRICERQLKRRGINVYPSLIRCMQKLTRRGMELAQKIRSLGIPVIESYPGAAQDIMRIPRKQAGLDWLRLGLAEFGLTGEFLHVDVSHDELDAITSAVVGQFFWAGKYEGLGTAEEDYLIIPDQHVDNSRWLSRTVVGFSGSIGVGKTTAAQFLAREKGFVLVRYSDVLVNILRQRGQKPTRSALQKLGWEVHTQHGQRWLGRQLVALAGDAEKIVVDGVRFPEDAAYLRESYGPRYLHCHIECPAEIARQRTQDAPREDISAAQALEHPVEQRVDFLQNLANKILNNQSSLGEFYAQLESL, from the coding sequence ATGTTGCGTTCTTCCTTCTTGCACCTCCACGGATTTGGCAAAGCCAAAGAGGAGGCATTGTGGAAGCGTGGCATAAGGACCTGGGACGACTTTCTCGCAGTTTGGCGACGGGACATGCCTTTGCTGGGACCTGAAGCCCGACACCCTGATCTCGAACAATCCTATTCGGCTCTACGAAGACACGATGTTGGCTTCTTTGCGAGTGCTCTTCCCCGGCAGGAACATTACCGGATTGCCCTTGAGTATCCCCAGGATACGCTCTTTCTTGATATAGAGACGACAGGCTTAAGCCATTACTATGACAGGATCACTCTTGTCGGCTGGTCGTTTGGGGAACGGTTTGGGGTATACATTGCCGGACAGGACCGAGTGCCGCTCCTTGAAGCCTTTGCAAGTGCGAAGGCTTTGGTGACTTTCAACGGGACCATGTTCGACCTGAGATTCATTCGAAACGAGTTCCCCGATGCGATCATCCCGCCTGTCCACATTGATCTGCGCTTCCTAGCGAAGAGAGTGGGGCTCACTGGCGGCCAGAAATCCATAGAGCAGCAAATCGGCCTAGTCAGAACAGAGGCCAAGGGGATAAGCGGCGAGGCTGCCCCAGTCCTTTGGCACTGCTACCGACGTGGAGACATCCAGGCCCTTAAGGAGCTGATTCGGTACAATCATGCTGATGTCGAGGGTATGAAAAGTATCTTCGATTATTGCATGAAGTTGCTAGCCAAAAGGGGCAGCTTGCCGGATCGACCAGCTTTGCGTTTTAAAAAGCTGAAGAGCAAAGTTGTGTGGGCCAAGGCCGGTCAGCTGAACCAGCCCTACGCTATTTCTGTTGCCCCATGGCGAGATGACGACACCGCATACTTCTCTTTGTCCGACCTGTCTCGGCAGATCCCTTTTGAAGACGTACCTATCGTCGGCATCGATCTCGTCGCTTCAGAGTCCAAGGGCACAGGTTATGCCCTCGTTAAGGGGCAACACACAACGACACAACGCGTCTTTTCTGATGATGAAATATTAGCTCTGGTGCAGCAGCATAAGGCGCGGCTCGTATCCATCGATTCCCCCTTGAGCCTTCCCTTCGGGCGTATGACCGTATTTGATGATGACCCGAATCGTGAAGAGTTCGGTATTATGCGTATTTGCGAACGCCAGCTGAAGCGGCGGGGCATCAATGTCTACCCCAGTCTCATCAGATGTATGCAGAAACTGACAAGACGGGGAATGGAGCTGGCTCAAAAAATTCGTTCTCTTGGCATCCCTGTGATCGAGAGCTACCCCGGAGCAGCGCAGGACATCATGCGTATTCCCCGCAAGCAAGCTGGGCTCGACTGGCTTCGGCTTGGTTTGGCGGAGTTTGGCCTTACGGGTGAATTCCTGCACGTTGATGTCAGCCATGACGAACTTGACGCCATCACATCTGCCGTCGTGGGGCAGTTCTTTTGGGCAGGGAAATATGAGGGGCTGGGCACAGCGGAAGAGGACTACCTCATCATCCCAGACCAGCATGTGGACAATAGCCGTTGGCTTTCAAGAACAGTCGTTGGTTTCAGCGGCTCCATTGGAGTCGGTAAGACCACAGCCGCCCAGTTTCTTGCGCGAGAAAAAGGGTTCGTGCTCGTTCGGTACAGTGATGTTCTTGTCAACATACTGCGTCAGCGGGGCCAGAAACCTACGAGATCCGCGCTGCAGAAGCTGGGATGGGAAGTGCACACGCAGCACGGGCAGCGTTGGCTTGGACGTCAGCTCGTCGCCTTAGCGGGGGATGCTGAAAAGATCGTCGTCGACGGAGTTCGGTTTCCTGAAGACGCTGCGTACCTTCGTGAGAGCTACGGGCCACGATACCTGCACTGCCACATAGAATGTCCGGCTGAAATTGCCCGTCAACGCACGCAGGATGCCCCGCGTGAGGACATCTCTGCGGCGCAGGCCTTAGAGCATCCGGTCGAACAACGGGTTGACTTTTTGCAGAACCTGGCCAACAAGATCCTAAATAATCAGAGTTCCCTTGGGGAGTTCTACGCCCAGCTCGAATCCCTCTGA
- a CDS encoding endonuclease NucS domain-containing protein, giving the protein MKNYYRVMLGKQSAHAAECFSGNYIGADLGIAEDLTGQLPDEWRAFNKVFIPKYLALLPGKSKIAAGLACGMLWTVAKGINKGDIVLCPDGTGTYHVGEVIGDYFYAPGLDLPHRRTVRWLDLVIDRAAMSEGLRNSTGSIGTVSSVTGHRDEIERFLVAQAAPRLISTDETVDDPVAFAMEKHLEDFLVQNWEQTELGKSFEIFQEDGERVGQQYPTDTGPIDILAISKDKKQLLVVELKKGRASDVVVGQTLRYMGFVAQELAEPEQETRGVIIALDDDQRIRRALAVAPNIDFYRYQVSFKLLKG; this is encoded by the coding sequence GTGAAGAACTACTACCGGGTCATGTTGGGCAAGCAGAGCGCGCACGCTGCCGAGTGCTTCAGCGGCAACTACATCGGTGCGGACCTCGGCATAGCCGAGGACCTGACCGGCCAGCTGCCCGACGAGTGGCGCGCCTTCAACAAGGTGTTCATCCCCAAGTACCTAGCGCTGCTTCCCGGCAAGTCGAAGATCGCCGCCGGGCTGGCCTGTGGGATGCTCTGGACCGTGGCCAAGGGCATCAACAAGGGCGATATCGTGCTCTGCCCGGACGGCACAGGCACGTACCATGTCGGCGAGGTGATCGGGGACTATTTCTACGCCCCAGGCCTGGACCTGCCCCACCGCAGGACCGTGCGCTGGCTTGACCTCGTCATTGACCGTGCCGCCATGAGCGAGGGATTGCGTAACTCGACCGGGTCCATCGGCACCGTGAGCAGCGTCACCGGCCATAGGGACGAGATCGAGCGGTTCCTGGTTGCCCAGGCTGCGCCTCGGCTCATTTCCACCGATGAAACAGTGGACGATCCGGTCGCCTTCGCCATGGAGAAGCACCTGGAGGACTTCTTGGTGCAGAACTGGGAGCAGACCGAGTTGGGCAAGTCCTTTGAGATTTTTCAGGAGGACGGGGAGCGCGTAGGGCAGCAGTACCCCACGGACACCGGCCCCATCGACATCCTGGCCATCAGCAAGGACAAGAAGCAACTGCTGGTGGTGGAGCTGAAGAAAGGACGCGCCAGCGACGTGGTGGTGGGCCAGACCCTGCGCTACATGGGCTTTGTGGCCCAGGAGCTGGCCGAGCCGGAGCAGGAAACGCGGGGCGTCATCATCGCCCTGGACGACGACCAGCGCATACGCCGCGCCCTGGCCGTGGCCCCGAACATCGACTTCTACCGGTATCAGGTGAGCTTCAAGCTCCTGAAGGGGTAA
- a CDS encoding type I restriction endonuclease subunit R: MGSVGQIEKKTQERVIKLFQQRLGYAYLGNWIDRPGNANIEQGLLTAWLEQQGTSGTLISRALHKLVTVAGDTSKHLYDRNKAVYEMLRYGVNVQPGAGENHVTVWLIDWKHPENNHFAIAEEVTITGVDAKASTKRPDIVLYVNGIALGVLELKRSTVSMAEGIRQNLDNQKKAFIQPFFSTMQWVMAGNDSQGLRYGTIETPEKYYLTWVEDTGAYTSEANLLDRHLLQVCEKARLLELIHDFVVFDAGTKKVCRQNQYFGVKAAQDALHQREGGIIWHTQGSGKSLTMVWLAKWIRENNPAARVLIITDRTELDEQIEKVFRGVHEDIYRTSSGADLVAQLNALDKSLLCSLIHKFGGKQNGNEESDEGTKDFIKAIQSLPPDFKAKGDIHVFVDECHRTQSGDLHQAMKTLLPNALFIGFTGTPLLKADKQKSIEVFGRYIHTYKFDQAVREGVVLDLRYEARDIDQSLTNTTKIDQWFDAKTQGLNDLAKAQLKTKWGTMQRLLSCQDRLEKIVADILLDMNRKPRLMDGHGNAMLVAGSIYEACKFYELFAKGELKGKCAIITSYAPSVADTKGEATGEGETDNLLKYQVYSQMLADWFDEPVEKAVSKVERFELEVKKKFIDEPGQMKLLIVVDKLLTGFDAPSATYLYIDKQMRDHGLFQAICRVNRLDGDSKEYGYIIDYKDLFKSLEGAVQDYTSGALDGYDKDDVKGLLENRLEHAREDLEEAREAVKALCEPVAPPRDEDAYRHYFCAKESGNAEQLKNNEALRLKLYKFVAALLRAYANIANELVEAGYSSAEIQTIKDEVDHFVKVRDMIRVASSDYIDLKAYEPAMRHLIDTYIRAEESEKISAFDDMSLIQLIVDRGPDAVEQLPKSIRKSEEAVAETIENNVRKLITNEAPVDPAYYEQMSKLLDALIEQRRTGVLNYKEYLAKIAALTRDANTPGGGPGGYPPEVRTAAQRALYNNLGRHEGQALSVNAAILAKVQDDWWNHPGKTKLVRNAIRSVLGDEELTNQILELAKHQNDYRTVH; this comes from the coding sequence ATGGGCAGCGTCGGCCAGATCGAGAAGAAAACGCAGGAGCGGGTCATCAAGCTGTTCCAACAGCGCCTGGGCTACGCCTACCTTGGCAACTGGATCGACAGGCCCGGCAACGCCAACATCGAGCAGGGCTTGCTCACGGCCTGGCTGGAGCAGCAGGGCACCAGCGGCACACTCATCAGCCGGGCGTTGCACAAGCTGGTTACGGTTGCGGGCGACACCAGCAAGCACCTCTACGACCGCAACAAGGCCGTCTACGAGATGCTGCGCTACGGCGTGAATGTTCAGCCCGGCGCAGGCGAGAACCACGTCACGGTCTGGCTCATCGATTGGAAGCACCCGGAGAACAACCACTTCGCCATTGCCGAAGAGGTGACGATCACAGGCGTGGACGCCAAGGCCAGCACCAAGCGGCCCGACATTGTGCTCTACGTCAACGGCATCGCCCTTGGCGTGCTGGAGCTGAAGCGCTCCACCGTATCCATGGCCGAGGGCATCCGCCAGAACCTGGACAACCAAAAGAAGGCCTTCATCCAGCCTTTCTTCTCCACCATGCAGTGGGTTATGGCGGGCAACGACTCCCAAGGCCTGCGTTATGGCACCATTGAGACTCCTGAGAAGTATTACCTGACCTGGGTGGAGGACACCGGCGCTTACACCAGCGAGGCCAATCTGCTGGACCGGCACCTGCTACAGGTGTGCGAGAAAGCGCGCCTGCTGGAGCTGATCCACGACTTTGTGGTGTTCGACGCCGGGACCAAAAAGGTTTGTCGCCAGAACCAATATTTCGGCGTGAAGGCTGCCCAGGACGCGCTCCACCAGCGCGAGGGCGGCATCATCTGGCATACGCAGGGCAGCGGCAAGTCGCTCACTATGGTCTGGCTGGCTAAGTGGATACGAGAGAATAACCCGGCGGCGCGGGTGCTCATCATCACCGACCGGACCGAGCTGGACGAGCAGATCGAGAAGGTCTTCCGGGGCGTCCATGAGGACATCTACCGTACCTCAAGCGGCGCGGACCTCGTGGCCCAGCTCAATGCGCTCGACAAGTCTCTGCTCTGCTCGCTCATCCACAAGTTCGGAGGCAAGCAGAACGGGAACGAGGAGAGCGACGAAGGGACCAAGGACTTCATCAAGGCCATCCAGTCCTTGCCGCCAGATTTCAAGGCCAAGGGTGACATCCATGTGTTCGTGGACGAGTGCCATCGCACACAGTCCGGTGACTTGCACCAGGCCATGAAGACGCTGCTGCCGAACGCGCTGTTCATCGGTTTCACCGGCACGCCATTGCTCAAAGCAGACAAGCAGAAGAGTATCGAGGTCTTTGGCCGCTACATCCACACCTACAAGTTCGACCAGGCCGTGCGTGAAGGCGTTGTGCTGGACCTGCGCTATGAGGCTCGGGACATCGACCAGTCGCTCACCAACACGACTAAAATCGATCAGTGGTTTGATGCCAAGACCCAGGGCCTAAACGACCTAGCCAAGGCACAACTCAAGACGAAATGGGGCACCATGCAGCGGCTGCTCTCCTGCCAGGACAGGTTGGAGAAGATCGTTGCCGACATTCTGCTGGACATGAATCGAAAGCCACGCCTGATGGACGGCCATGGCAATGCCATGCTTGTGGCTGGCAGCATCTACGAAGCGTGCAAGTTCTACGAGTTGTTTGCCAAAGGCGAGCTGAAAGGGAAATGTGCCATCATCACCAGCTACGCACCTTCTGTGGCCGACACGAAGGGCGAGGCCACAGGCGAGGGTGAGACCGATAACCTACTAAAATACCAGGTCTACTCACAGATGCTGGCCGACTGGTTCGATGAACCAGTGGAGAAAGCCGTCAGCAAGGTCGAGCGGTTCGAACTGGAGGTGAAGAAGAAGTTCATCGACGAGCCTGGGCAGATGAAGCTGTTGATCGTGGTGGACAAGCTGCTCACCGGATTTGATGCGCCCTCGGCCACCTACCTCTACATCGACAAGCAGATGAGGGACCACGGCCTGTTTCAAGCCATCTGCCGCGTGAACCGGCTTGACGGCGATTCCAAGGAATACGGTTACATTATCGACTACAAAGACCTGTTCAAGAGCCTGGAAGGGGCGGTGCAGGACTACACCAGCGGAGCGCTGGATGGGTACGACAAGGACGACGTGAAGGGCCTGCTGGAGAACCGCCTGGAACATGCGCGGGAGGACCTGGAGGAGGCCCGCGAGGCGGTCAAGGCCCTCTGCGAACCAGTGGCTCCCCCAAGAGACGAGGACGCTTACAGGCATTACTTCTGCGCCAAAGAATCCGGGAATGCCGAGCAGCTCAAGAACAATGAAGCGCTGCGCCTGAAGCTCTACAAGTTCGTGGCCGCCCTGCTGCGGGCCTATGCCAACATCGCTAACGAGTTAGTCGAGGCTGGTTATAGCTCGGCGGAAATCCAAACCATCAAGGATGAAGTGGACCACTTCGTCAAGGTCCGTGACATGATTCGGGTGGCCAGCAGCGACTATATCGACTTGAAGGCTTACGAGCCAGCCATGCGCCACCTCATAGACACCTACATCCGCGCTGAAGAGAGCGAAAAGATTTCTGCCTTCGATGACATGAGCCTGATTCAGCTCATCGTGGATCGTGGCCCTGACGCCGTAGAGCAGTTGCCAAAGAGTATCAGGAAGAGTGAGGAGGCGGTTGCCGAGACCATCGAAAACAACGTCCGAAAGCTCATCACAAACGAGGCACCTGTGGACCCGGCATACTACGAGCAAATGTCCAAGCTGCTGGATGCCCTGATCGAGCAGAGGCGGACTGGAGTGCTGAACTACAAGGAATACCTCGCCAAGATCGCCGCTTTGACGCGGGATGCAAACACTCCGGGAGGGGGGCCAGGCGGCTACCCCCCAGAGGTCAGGACAGCTGCACAGAGGGCACTCTACAACAACCTGGGCCGCCATGAAGGGCAGGCCCTGTCAGTGAATGCTGCAATCCTTGCCAAGGTTCAGGACGACTGGTGGAATCACCCTGGCAAGACCAAGCTAGTTCGAAACGCGATCCGATCTGTGCTGGGCGATGAAGAGCTGACCAACCAGATACTTGAGCTCGCGAAGCATCAAAATGACTACCGCACCGTCCACTAG
- a CDS encoding restriction endonuclease subunit S, which translates to MELKLGYKRTEVGVIPEEWEVTSLNTLAMIRTGIAKNSKVVPANPVQVHYLRVANVQDGYLDLSDMAKLTVSQEDIRHYAVLPGDVLMNEGGDLDKLGRGTLWSGELTPCVHQNHVFVVRCGENLIPHFLNCWTGSTQARRYFLLAGRQTTNLASINKTSLGQLPVPRPPLPEQRAIAAALSDVDALLAKLDQLLAKKRDLKQAAMQQLLTGKRRLPGFSGEWPRRSMNALGSTYGGLAGKTKADFGHGTARYIPFINIMTNTVINPLWFEPVNILATEVQNQALEGDLFFNGSSETPEEVGFCSVLIDEVPSLFLNSFCFGFRFHPGVKANGLFFAYWFRSSEGRKAMAILAQGATRYNIAKSAFAKLEVPQPSESEQTAIAAVLSDMDAEIAELETRRDKTRALKQGMMQELLTGRIRLV; encoded by the coding sequence ATGGAACTGAAGCTGGGCTACAAACGCACCGAGGTCGGGGTGATCCCGGAGGAATGGGAGGTTACTTCACTCAACACGCTTGCTATGATTCGTACTGGAATTGCAAAGAACTCGAAAGTCGTCCCGGCCAACCCAGTTCAGGTTCATTACCTTCGCGTTGCCAATGTTCAGGATGGCTATCTCGATCTTTCTGACATGGCGAAGTTAACAGTCAGCCAAGAGGACATTCGTCACTACGCGGTTCTGCCTGGCGATGTGCTGATGAACGAAGGTGGCGATTTAGACAAGTTGGGACGCGGCACCCTGTGGAGCGGTGAGCTTACACCGTGTGTTCACCAGAACCACGTCTTTGTCGTTCGTTGTGGGGAAAATCTCATCCCACATTTTTTGAATTGCTGGACAGGATCAACACAGGCTCGCCGCTACTTTCTGCTTGCAGGGAGGCAGACCACAAACCTTGCATCCATAAACAAGACTTCGCTCGGACAGCTTCCAGTCCCACGCCCCCCCCTCCCCGAACAGCGCGCCATCGCCGCAGCGCTCTCGGACGTGGACGCCCTGCTTGCCAAGCTCGACCAACTCCTCGCCAAGAAGCGCGACCTCAAGCAGGCCGCCATGCAGCAGCTTCTCACGGGCAAGAGGCGGTTGCCGGGGTTCAGCGGGGAGTGGCCGCGGAGGTCAATGAACGCACTTGGATCTACTTACGGTGGACTGGCGGGGAAAACAAAGGCGGACTTTGGACATGGAACCGCCCGCTACATACCGTTCATAAATATAATGACCAACACGGTAATCAATCCTTTGTGGTTTGAACCTGTTAATATCTTGGCAACAGAAGTGCAGAATCAAGCCCTCGAAGGCGACCTATTCTTCAATGGCTCATCTGAGACCCCAGAAGAAGTTGGGTTCTGCTCGGTGCTCATAGACGAAGTCCCCAGCCTGTTTTTGAATAGTTTCTGCTTTGGCTTTCGGTTCCATCCAGGAGTCAAAGCGAATGGTTTATTTTTCGCCTACTGGTTCAGAAGCAGTGAGGGCCGCAAAGCCATGGCAATCTTGGCACAAGGGGCAACGCGCTATAACATTGCCAAAAGCGCATTCGCAAAGCTCGAAGTACCCCAGCCGAGTGAGTCGGAACAAACCGCCATCGCCGCCGTCTTGTCCGACATGGACGCCGAGATAGCGGAGCTGGAGACTCGGCGCGACAAGACCCGCGCCCTGAAGCAGGGCATGATGCAGGAGCTTTTGACCGGGCGCATACGCCTCGTGTAA